The Salvelinus namaycush isolate Seneca chromosome 16, SaNama_1.0, whole genome shotgun sequence genome has a segment encoding these proteins:
- the hck gene encoding tyrosine-protein kinase HCK has protein sequence MGCVGSKEQQDPSSKGVNDDTLSRTQPAHYVKDPTTGTKANRTISSGPSVPSDGPESIAIALYDYEGINDGDLGFKKGDKLKILQESGEWWRAQSISTGQEGFIPSNYVAIDSLETEEWFFKGVSRKDAERQLLASGNKMGSFMIRDSETTKGSYSLSVRDSDSQSGETVKHYKIRTLDNGGFYISPRITFTTLQELVSHYKKLGDGLCQALTSPCLSPKPQKPWEKDAWEIPRESLKMDRRLGAGQFGEVWMATYNKHTKVAVKTMKPGTMSVEAFLDEANLMKALQHDKLVRLNAVVTKEEPIYIITEYMEKGSLLDFLKSDEGNRVQLPKLIDFSAQIAEGMAYIEQRNYIHRDLRAANILVSKALVCKIADFGLARIIEDNEYTAREGAKFPIKWTAPEAINYGSFTIKSDVWSFGILLTEIISYGRTPYPGMTNPEVIRSLERGYRMQRTDSCPKELYDVMLECWKNKPEDRPTFEYLQSVLEDFYTATESQYQQQP, from the exons ATGGGCTGCGTGGGGTCCAAGGAGCAGCAGGATCCCAGCAGCAAAGGAGTGAATGATGACACTCTGAGCCGGACTCAGCCAGCCCACTATGTCAAAGACCCCACCACTGGGACCAAGGCT AATAGAACCATCTCCTCTGGCCCTTCAGTCCCCTCTGATG GTCCTGAGAGCATTGCTATTGCTCTGTATGACTATGAGGGTATAAATGATGGAGACCTGGGCTTCAAGAAGGGAGACAAGCTTAAAATCTTACAGGA gtCTGGAGAATGGTGGAGAGCCCAGTCAATCAGCACAGGCCAGGAAGGCTTCATCCCCAGTAACTATGTAGCCATAGACAGCCTTGAAACCGAAGA GTGGTTCTTTAAAGGAGTGAGCAGGAAAGATGCAGAGAGGCAGCTGCTGGCATCAGGAAACAAAATGGGATCGTTTATGATCCGTGACAGTGAGACCACCAAGG GCAGTTACTCACTATCCGTGAGGGACAGTGATTCCCAATCAGGAGAAACAGTCAAGCATTACAAGATCCGTACGCTGGACAACGGTGGTTTCTACATCTCCCCACGCATCACCTTCACCACTCTGCAGGAACTGGTCAGCCATTATAAAA AGCTGGGAGACGGTCTGTGCCAGGCCTTGACCAGCCCCTGCCTCAGTCCCAAGCCCCAGAAGCCCTGGGAGAAGGATGCCTGGGAGATTCCTCGGGAGTCCCTCAAAATGGACAGGAGGCTCGGGGCTGGCCAGTTCGGAGAAGTCTGGATGG CTACATACAACAAGCACACCAAGGTGGCAGTGAAGACCATGAAGCCTGGCACCATGTCAGTGGAGGCCTTCCTGGACGAGGCCAACCTGATGAAGGCCCTGCAGCACGACAAGCTGGTCCGCCTGAACGCCGTGGTAACTAAAGAGGAACCCATCTACATCATCACAGAGTACATGGAAAAGG gcagTTTGCTGGACTTCTTGAAGAGTGATGAAGGGAATCGTGTTCAGCTCCCCAAACTCATTGATTTCTCAGCGCAG ATTGCAGAAGGTATGGCCTACATTGAGCAGAGGAACTATATCCACCGGGACCTGCGAGCCGCCAACATACTCGTGTCCAAGGCTCTGGTGTGCAAGATCGCTGACTTTGGCCTCGCCCGAATCATTGAGGACAATGAGTACACAGCCAGGGAGG GAGCAAAGTTCCCCATCAAGTGGACGGCCCCAGAGGCAATCAACTACGGCTCCTTCACCATCAAATCAGACGTCTGGTCCTTTGGCATCCTACTGACAGAGATCATCAGCTATGGACGCACACCATATCCAG GGATGACGAACCCAGAAGTGATCCGCTCCCTGGAGAGAGGCTACCGCATGCAGCGCACCGACAGCTGTCCCAAGGAGCTCTATGACGTCATGTTGGAGTGCTGGAAGAACAAGCCTGAGGACCGTCCAACCTTTGAGTATCTTCAGAGTGTCCTGGAGGATTTCTACACTGCAACGGAGAGCCAGTACCAGCAGCAGCCTTGA